A genomic window from Brachyspira sp. SAP_772 includes:
- a CDS encoding class I SAM-dependent DNA methyltransferase has protein sequence MIKEYTKESIDYLKNTNIEKRKKLGQYFTPKSIRDLLLKELVNIAEKKDNVKILDPACGSGEFLLSCNEYFNNAEIYGFDIDESLVSISKKLINNADIKCLDTLKIDTEKSIKYDYIIGNPPYFEFKLDKEQKLRFKDIISGRVNIFSLFIKIGLELLNEGGYLAYVVPPSMNNGAFFSKLREYIINNSSIEYMHIVEGSDNFYMANQKVMLLILKKTNAKKNKKYIFSKNDITIFTEDKVFLNRAYKDTISLKEIGYAVKTGSVAWNKFKENLTENKNNAIPLIYSSNIVKGKIVIPNKRKLQYIKNISEDLIIREEVIAVNRITGSHENINIKSAIVKEREFVCENHVNIIYPLSNYKKNYSLEYIYNALNDETNIKVLSLITGNTQVSKTELERLLPIKIKK, from the coding sequence ATGATAAAAGAGTACACAAAAGAAAGTATAGATTATTTAAAAAATACGAATATAGAAAAAAGAAAAAAACTCGGCCAGTACTTTACTCCAAAAAGTATAAGAGATTTACTTTTAAAAGAATTAGTAAATATTGCAGAAAAAAAAGATAATGTAAAAATATTAGACCCAGCATGCGGAAGCGGAGAGTTTCTTTTATCTTGTAATGAGTATTTTAATAATGCTGAGATTTATGGATTTGATATTGATGAGAGTTTGGTATCTATATCAAAAAAACTAATAAATAATGCAGATATTAAATGCTTGGATACTTTAAAAATTGACACTGAGAAATCTATTAAATATGATTACATAATAGGAAATCCGCCATATTTTGAGTTTAAATTAGATAAAGAGCAAAAATTAAGATTTAAAGATATTATAAGCGGAAGGGTTAATATATTTTCTTTATTCATAAAAATAGGTTTAGAGCTTCTTAACGAGGGAGGATATTTAGCCTATGTAGTGCCTCCTTCAATGAATAACGGAGCATTCTTTTCTAAATTGAGAGAATATATAATAAATAATAGCAGTATTGAGTATATGCATATAGTAGAAGGCTCTGATAACTTTTATATGGCAAATCAAAAAGTAATGCTTTTAATACTAAAAAAAACTAATGCTAAAAAAAATAAAAAATACATATTCTCAAAAAATGATATTACAATATTTACAGAAGATAAAGTATTTTTAAATAGAGCATATAAAGATACTATTAGCTTGAAAGAAATAGGATATGCTGTAAAAACAGGAAGTGTCGCTTGGAATAAATTTAAAGAAAATCTTACAGAAAATAAAAATAATGCAATCCCTTTAATATATTCATCTAATATAGTAAAGGGAAAAATTGTTATACCAAATAAAAGAAAACTTCAGTATATAAAAAATATTTCAGAAGATTTAATAATAAGAGAAGAGGTGATAGCAGTTAATAGAATAACAGGCTCTCATGAAAATATTAATATAAAGTCAGCAATAGTCAAAGAGAGAGAGTTTGTATGTGAAAATCATGTTAATATAATATATCCATTAAGCAATTATAAGAAAAATTATAGTCTAGAATATATTTATAATGCATTAAATGATGAAACAAATATAAAAGTGCTAAGTTTAATAACAGGCAACACTCAAGTATCTAAAACAGAATTAGAAAGATTGCTTCCAATAAAAATTAAAAAATAA
- a CDS encoding type II restriction endonuclease, translating to MLRDIFIDIRNNKKEWLKSKKGIEFEDRFETALKKVGFNRRNDIEIKKVLSLLKTDILDKKSDKIIDNIYASEDKSFENCFVSQPYGSQNFPDFLVFTSKKIISIEIKYSSNVSSKPMWNSNLPKANSIYIFGSYGRGDVTFFMGNDVLPMNERDELIDFFEEIKKLEDSFKKKIKKNNKNNLFAYKFDRGFNVYVRRAYEQNKTINDNAKIDYFLHEDREKCEDNVIEFCNSL from the coding sequence ATGCTTAGAGATATATTTATAGATATAAGAAACAATAAAAAAGAGTGGCTCAAGAGTAAAAAGGGAATTGAGTTTGAAGATAGATTTGAGACTGCTTTAAAAAAGGTTGGTTTCAATAGAAGAAATGATATAGAAATAAAAAAAGTACTTTCTCTTTTGAAAACTGATATTTTAGATAAAAAGTCTGATAAGATTATTGATAATATTTATGCTTCAGAAGATAAGAGTTTTGAAAATTGTTTTGTATCGCAGCCTTATGGAAGTCAGAATTTCCCTGATTTTCTTGTATTTACAAGCAAAAAAATTATATCTATAGAGATAAAATATAGCAGCAATGTATCTTCAAAGCCAATGTGGAACAGCAATCTTCCTAAAGCGAATTCTATTTATATATTTGGCTCCTATGGGAGAGGAGATGTTACTTTTTTTATGGGTAATGATGTGCTTCCTATGAATGAGAGAGATGAGCTAATAGATTTTTTTGAAGAGATAAAAAAACTTGAAGATAGTTTTAAAAAGAAAATTAAAAAGAATAATAAAAATAATTTATTTGCATATAAGTTTGATAGAGGCTTTAATGTTTATGTGAGGCGTGCTTATGAACAAAATAAAACAATAAATGACAATGCTAAGATAGATTATTTTTTACATGAAGATAGAGAAAAATGCGAAGATAATGTTATAGAGTTTTGTAATAGTTTGTAA
- a CDS encoding carboxymuconolactone decarboxylase family protein gives MFKFNIKDKNNYFESQDKAYINPPKRIPFFLRFPIWIASKKLKKDLLLAKVLAWNPKTAISSGILESLITHDDKEVPKRLLKLIRIQISIDVSCPFCIDMNSFEYDKENVTDEEIKALQNKDIDNCLSLSKKEKIALKYISAITKTPVIISEELINDVKREYSERAILILVATAAQVNYWARLIRGLGVPVAGFSNICKLE, from the coding sequence ATGTTTAAATTTAATATTAAAGACAAAAATAATTATTTTGAATCTCAAGATAAAGCATATATTAACCCTCCTAAAAGAATACCTTTTTTTTTAAGATTTCCAATATGGATAGCAAGCAAAAAGTTAAAAAAAGATTTACTTCTTGCAAAGGTTTTAGCTTGGAATCCAAAAACAGCTATTAGTTCTGGTATATTAGAATCTTTAATAACGCATGATGATAAAGAAGTGCCTAAAAGACTATTAAAGCTTATAAGAATACAAATATCTATAGATGTATCTTGTCCTTTTTGTATAGATATGAACAGTTTTGAGTATGATAAAGAAAATGTGACAGATGAAGAGATTAAAGCATTACAAAATAAAGATATAGACAATTGTCTTTCTTTATCAAAAAAAGAGAAAATAGCATTAAAATATATATCTGCCATAACAAAAACTCCAGTTATAATATCAGAAGAATTAATAAATGATGTAAAAAGAGAATATTCTGAAAGGGCTATATTGATATTAGTTGCAACAGCTGCACAGGTTAATTATTGGGCTAGGCTTATAAGAGGACTCGGAGTTCCTGTTGCTGGGTTTAGTAATATTTGTAAATTAGAATAA
- a CDS encoding exodeoxyribonuclease V subunit beta: protein MKLNDKQQEIIDLFLNKGICFVSASAGTGKTTTITEAYLKLLENKKQKGSNIVVITFTKAAANEMLIRIRRKIREKINEGKDIEYWKDIYKEILTNAKISTIHSFANSIVKEYSIYLNMPPKITILEENNDFYEVIYNEFLELLNDSEFSEEIRKNYRIFTDESKDKFINDIFNFLIKIKPRLETIEAFEEEANNILEIELYNNAYNTMFENINYLIDNKPEKNEGVTIKNILDSINDSIDIIKKSKEIKNIENDDLYDNILKSLSIVKNNRKLGKTKHTDFKTAFDELKDILIPNFEKYIKIQKNKNIYISLINFIKEAYNRLENIKRQMGVYSHEDMISKAIEALENETISKEIRDNINTVILDEAQDTSKLQFSFINLIVFGNREIKKETTIKDKKILIVGDRKQSIYRFRNADLNVFTNAQDIFKDYVRYLQDNYRSKGMLINFFNDIFENTIFKDDNIKYKKDDNLISGQNDNAKNKLVSLLVFNNNIDDDIKLNSDSKTILEAYAIAKFIKTNLKNDYKNTAMLLQTFSRLNIYLSVFAEEKIPYYVDGGNGFYERVEISNLIICLRYLVLKDYSLLQNLLMSELFDIKIANLYDFSIELKLNEDENYNLYDYFSLNDCKEKTIEIAKKKKYYDELKKAKELLNNIELKISTMSSYDAIETICTETNYYNYLMLKEDAEISYANIEKLKKLAYDFENRAGVNIYDFVISLDMNAKDISYATIPKLSVDAIRIMTIHKSKGLEFNNVFLAGAGHYRTLQNNMFDFVENYPYIEIPIHGEIEEKLKFFSKDNNYNSLADKSEKKRLLYVALTRAKERLIVSGESRYKNLEDPKSYRNYIDSYHNFNIEDCVNNTTDDLVHIDDNTNEFMDYYSYGILKNANYDLNELYINNLEKINKKIDSININNIIEEKIQKIKYVNPSESSDADFDKSVISRLLNKNISISLDDNKSFDIENHETIEAIDMGILMHDLLEHFDFNKYKTNKENYIEKIKNDTIKQNKHYDEKDLKNKLDKYFTNFINNKHITNIINEEELIVSREHKFQERKLIKNRTEVINAKIDLITKNTNEEYFVLDYKATKYSKEKEEKYTKQLEMYRNIVKKAFNINSEVYIDLIFLG from the coding sequence ATGAAGCTTAATGATAAACAACAAGAAATAATAGATTTATTTTTAAATAAAGGAATCTGTTTTGTTAGTGCATCTGCAGGTACTGGTAAAACAACAACTATCACAGAAGCATATTTAAAACTATTAGAAAATAAAAAACAAAAAGGTTCTAATATAGTTGTTATTACATTTACTAAAGCAGCTGCTAATGAAATGCTAATTAGAATAAGAAGAAAAATTAGAGAAAAAATTAATGAAGGTAAAGATATTGAGTATTGGAAGGATATTTATAAAGAAATATTAACTAATGCAAAAATATCTACTATACATTCATTTGCTAATTCTATTGTTAAAGAATATTCTATTTATCTTAATATGCCGCCTAAAATAACAATACTTGAAGAGAATAATGATTTTTATGAAGTAATTTATAATGAATTTTTAGAATTATTAAATGATAGTGAGTTTTCAGAAGAGATTAGAAAAAATTATAGAATATTTACAGATGAATCAAAAGATAAATTCATAAACGATATATTTAATTTTCTAATAAAAATAAAACCAAGATTAGAAACTATAGAAGCATTTGAAGAAGAAGCTAATAATATTTTAGAGATAGAACTTTATAATAATGCTTATAATACAATGTTTGAAAATATAAATTATTTAATAGATAATAAACCTGAAAAAAATGAAGGTGTTACTATAAAAAACATATTAGATTCTATTAATGATTCTATAGATATTATAAAAAAATCAAAAGAAATTAAAAATATAGAAAATGATGATTTATATGATAATATATTAAAATCATTAAGTATAGTAAAAAATAATAGAAAACTTGGAAAGACAAAGCACACAGATTTTAAAACTGCTTTTGATGAATTAAAAGATATTCTTATACCAAATTTTGAAAAGTATATAAAAATACAAAAAAATAAAAATATCTATATATCCCTCATTAATTTTATAAAAGAAGCCTATAACAGATTAGAAAACATTAAAAGACAAATGGGTGTATATTCTCATGAAGATATGATATCAAAGGCGATAGAAGCATTAGAAAATGAAACAATAAGCAAAGAAATAAGAGACAATATTAATACAGTAATATTAGATGAAGCTCAAGATACTAGCAAACTTCAATTTTCTTTTATTAATTTAATAGTATTTGGAAATAGAGAAATTAAAAAAGAAACTACCATAAAAGATAAAAAAATACTAATAGTTGGAGATAGAAAACAATCCATATATAGATTTAGAAATGCTGATTTAAATGTATTTACAAATGCTCAAGATATTTTTAAAGATTATGTAAGATATTTGCAGGATAATTACAGAAGCAAAGGAATGCTCATAAACTTCTTTAATGATATTTTTGAAAATACAATATTTAAAGATGATAATATAAAATATAAAAAAGATGATAATTTAATTTCAGGACAAAATGATAATGCAAAAAATAAATTAGTTTCTTTATTAGTTTTTAATAACAATATTGATGATGATATAAAGTTAAATAGTGATTCTAAAACCATATTAGAAGCATATGCTATAGCTAAGTTTATAAAAACAAATTTAAAAAATGATTATAAAAATACAGCAATGCTTCTACAAACATTTAGCAGATTAAATATTTATTTATCAGTATTTGCAGAAGAGAAAATACCTTATTATGTTGATGGCGGAAATGGTTTTTATGAGAGAGTTGAAATATCTAATTTAATAATATGCCTTAGATATTTAGTTTTAAAAGATTATTCCCTATTGCAAAATTTATTAATGTCTGAATTATTTGATATAAAGATTGCCAATTTATATGATTTTTCAATAGAATTAAAATTGAACGAAGATGAAAATTATAATTTATATGATTATTTTTCACTAAATGATTGCAAAGAAAAGACTATAGAAATAGCTAAGAAGAAAAAATATTATGATGAACTAAAAAAGGCAAAAGAGTTATTAAATAATATAGAATTAAAAATCAGCACGATGTCTTCTTATGATGCAATAGAGACAATATGCACTGAAACAAATTATTATAATTATTTGATGCTTAAAGAAGATGCAGAGATTTCTTATGCAAATATAGAAAAATTAAAAAAACTAGCTTATGATTTTGAAAATAGGGCGGGGGTTAATATTTATGATTTTGTCATTAGTTTGGATATGAATGCTAAAGATATATCATATGCCACAATACCAAAATTATCAGTTGATGCTATTAGAATAATGACTATACATAAATCTAAGGGGTTAGAGTTTAATAATGTCTTTTTAGCGGGAGCTGGACATTATAGAACTCTTCAAAACAATATGTTTGATTTTGTTGAAAACTATCCATATATAGAGATTCCTATACATGGAGAAATAGAAGAAAAATTAAAATTCTTTTCTAAAGATAATAATTACAATTCTTTAGCAGATAAATCTGAAAAGAAAAGGCTATTATATGTTGCTTTAACAAGAGCAAAAGAAAGATTAATAGTATCTGGTGAGAGTAGATATAAAAACTTAGAAGACCCTAAATCATATAGAAATTATATAGATTCTTATCATAATTTTAATATAGAAGATTGTGTAAATAATACAACAGATGATTTAGTTCATATAGATGATAATACTAATGAGTTTATGGACTATTATTCTTATGGTATATTAAAAAATGCTAATTATGATTTAAATGAATTATATATTAATAATTTAGAAAAAATAAATAAAAAAATAGATTCTATAAATATAAATAATATTATAGAAGAGAAAATACAAAAAATAAAGTATGTCAATCCTTCAGAATCATCTGATGCTGATTTTGATAAAAGTGTTATTAGCAGATTATTAAATAAAAATATTTCTATATCATTAGATGATAATAAAAGTTTTGACATAGAGAATCATGAAACAATAGAAGCAATAGATATGGGTATTTTAATGCATGACTTGCTTGAACATTTTGATTTTAATAAATATAAAACAAATAAAGAAAATTATATAGAAAAAATAAAAAATGATACTATAAAACAAAATAAACATTATGATGAAAAAGATTTAAAAAACAAGTTAGATAAATATTTTACAAACTTCATAAACAATAAACATATAACAAATATTATAAATGAAGAAGAATTAATAGTTTCAAGGGAGCATAAGTTTCAAGAGAGAAAATTAATTAAAAATAGAACTGAAGTTATTAATGCTAAAATAGATTTAATTACAAAAAACACAAACGAAGAATATTTTGTTTTGGATTATAAAGCTACAAAATATTCTAAAGAAAAAGAAGAGAAATATACAAAACAGCTTGAAATGTATAGAAATATTGTAAAAAAAGCATTTAATATTAATAGTGAAGTATATATAGATTTAATATTTTTAGGATAA
- a CDS encoding acylphosphatase, producing MFRVNILLKGRVQGVGFRYYAKKTADAMNIVGKVWNNYDGSVEIEAYIKTKNDIEEFVSKMKKGSPMSSVKESNVVVLACDPPVEESFEVDN from the coding sequence ATGTTTAGAGTTAATATTTTATTAAAAGGCAGAGTTCAAGGCGTAGGTTTCAGATACTATGCCAAAAAAACAGCGGATGCTATGAATATAGTAGGAAAAGTCTGGAATAATTATGATGGTTCAGTTGAAATAGAAGCATATATAAAAACAAAAAATGATATAGAAGAGTTTGTTTCAAAAATGAAAAAAGGATCTCCTATGTCTAGTGTTAAGGAATCTAATGTTGTTGTATTAGCTTGCGATCCTCCTGTAGAAGAAAGTTTTGAAGTAGATAATTAA